One Luteimonas sp. MC1825 DNA segment encodes these proteins:
- the atpA gene encoding F0F1 ATP synthase subunit alpha: MASTQLNPSEISELIRSRIEKVKLAAEARNEGTVTSVSDGIVRIYGLADVMQGEMIELPNDTFALALNLERDSVGAVVLGDYQNLREGDVAKTTGRILEVPVGPELLGRVVNALGEPIDGKGPIGAAQTAPVERVAPGVIWRKSVDQPVQTGYKAVDSMIPIGRGQRELIIGDRQTGKTALAIDAVINQKDTGIKCVYVAIGQKASTVANIVRKLEENGALAHTVVVAATASESAAMQYISPYSGCTMGEYFMDRGQDALIVYDDLSKQAVAYRQISLLLRRPPGREAYPGDVFYLHSRLLERAARVSEDYVEKFTNGEVKGKTGSLTALPIIETQAGDVSAFVPTNVISITDGQIFLETDLFNAGIRPAVNAGISVSRVGGAAQTKIIKKLSGGIRIALAQYRELAAFAQFASDLDEATRKQLERGQRVTELMKQKQYEPMSVALQALSIYAASEGYIDDVPVAKIGAFEEGLHAHFENTAGELLAKVNASGAWNDEIEAAFKQGIGDFKATGSW; this comes from the coding sequence GCGAAATGATCGAGCTGCCGAACGACACGTTCGCGCTCGCGCTCAACCTGGAGCGCGACTCGGTCGGCGCCGTGGTGCTGGGCGACTACCAGAACCTGCGCGAGGGCGACGTGGCCAAGACCACCGGCCGCATCCTCGAAGTGCCGGTGGGCCCGGAACTCCTCGGCCGCGTGGTCAACGCGCTCGGCGAGCCGATCGACGGCAAGGGCCCGATCGGCGCCGCGCAGACCGCCCCGGTGGAGCGCGTCGCCCCCGGCGTGATCTGGCGCAAGTCGGTCGACCAGCCGGTGCAGACCGGCTACAAGGCGGTCGACTCGATGATCCCCATCGGCCGTGGCCAGCGCGAGCTGATCATCGGTGACCGCCAGACCGGCAAGACCGCGCTGGCGATCGACGCGGTGATCAACCAGAAGGACACCGGCATCAAGTGCGTGTACGTGGCGATCGGGCAGAAGGCCTCGACCGTCGCCAACATCGTGCGCAAGCTGGAAGAGAACGGCGCGCTGGCGCACACGGTCGTGGTTGCCGCGACGGCGTCGGAATCGGCGGCGATGCAGTACATCAGCCCCTATTCCGGCTGCACCATGGGCGAGTACTTCATGGACCGCGGCCAGGACGCGCTGATCGTGTACGACGACCTGTCCAAGCAGGCCGTGGCGTACCGCCAGATCTCGCTGCTGCTGCGCCGCCCGCCGGGCCGCGAAGCCTACCCGGGTGACGTGTTCTACCTGCACTCCCGCCTGCTCGAGCGCGCCGCGCGCGTCTCCGAGGACTATGTAGAGAAGTTCACCAACGGCGAAGTGAAGGGCAAGACCGGTTCGCTGACGGCGCTGCCGATCATCGAGACGCAGGCCGGCGACGTGTCCGCGTTCGTGCCGACCAACGTGATCTCGATCACCGACGGCCAGATCTTCCTCGAGACCGACCTGTTCAACGCCGGCATCCGCCCGGCCGTGAACGCCGGCATCTCGGTGTCGCGCGTCGGTGGCGCCGCGCAGACCAAGATCATCAAGAAGCTGTCCGGCGGCATCCGCATCGCGCTGGCGCAGTACCGCGAGCTGGCGGCATTCGCGCAGTTCGCGTCCGACCTCGACGAGGCCACGCGCAAGCAGCTCGAGCGCGGCCAGCGCGTTACCGAACTGATGAAGCAGAAGCAGTACGAGCCGATGTCGGTGGCGCTGCAGGCGCTCTCGATCTACGCGGCCAGCGAGGGCTACATCGACGACGTGCCGGTCGCCAAGATCGGCGCCTTCGAGGAAGGCCTGCACGCCCACTTCGAGAACACCGCCGGCGAGCTGCTCGCCAAGGTGAACGCCTCGGGTGCGTGGAACGACGAGATCGAAGCCGCGTTCAAGCAGGGCATCGGCGACTTCAAGGCGACCGGCAGCTGGTAA
- the atpG gene encoding F0F1 ATP synthase subunit gamma, whose product MAGGREIKTKIKSVQNTRKVTRALEMVSASKIRKAQERMKASRPYARAMKQMIGHLAQANSEFQHPFLVERADPRRVGYIIVSSDRGLAGGLNNNMFRKLLGEIRDWQDKGVEVDVVTIGQKATVFFRRLKVHMLASVSHLGDAPEVEQLIGIVKVMLDGYTEGKLDRVYLAYNDFVNTMTQRATFDQLLPLPASEEVLVKHDWDYLYEPDAASVLEHVLTRYVESLVYQAVMENVASEHAARMVAMKSASDNANKLIDTLNLVYNKARQAAITQEISEIVSGASAV is encoded by the coding sequence ATGGCAGGCGGCAGGGAAATCAAAACCAAGATCAAGAGCGTGCAGAACACCCGCAAGGTGACGCGCGCGCTCGAGATGGTCTCGGCATCCAAGATCCGCAAGGCCCAGGAGCGGATGAAGGCGTCGCGCCCGTACGCGCGCGCCATGAAGCAGATGATCGGCCACTTGGCGCAGGCGAACTCCGAGTTCCAGCACCCGTTCCTGGTGGAGCGCGCGGACCCCAGGCGCGTCGGCTACATCATCGTGTCGTCCGACCGCGGCCTGGCCGGCGGCCTGAACAACAACATGTTCCGCAAGCTGCTCGGCGAGATCCGCGACTGGCAGGACAAGGGCGTCGAGGTCGACGTGGTCACCATCGGCCAGAAGGCCACGGTGTTCTTCCGGCGCCTGAAGGTGCACATGCTCGCCAGCGTCAGCCACCTCGGCGACGCGCCCGAGGTGGAGCAGCTGATCGGCATCGTCAAGGTGATGCTGGATGGCTACACCGAAGGCAAGCTGGACCGCGTCTACCTGGCCTACAACGACTTCGTCAACACCATGACGCAGCGCGCCACGTTCGACCAGTTGCTGCCGCTGCCGGCGTCGGAGGAGGTCCTGGTCAAGCACGACTGGGACTACCTGTACGAGCCCGACGCGGCCAGCGTGCTCGAGCACGTGCTGACGCGCTACGTGGAATCGCTGGTGTACCAGGCGGTCATGGAAAACGTGGCCTCCGAGCACGCGGCGCGCATGGTGGCCATGAAGTCCGCCAGCGACAACGCCAACAAGCTGATCGACACCCTGAACCTGGTCTACAACAAGGCCCGCCAGGCTGCGATCACGCAGGAAATCTCCGAGATCGTCAGCGGCGCATCCGCCGTCTGA
- the atpD gene encoding F0F1 ATP synthase subunit beta: MSQGKIVQIIGAVVDVEFPRSEVPKVYDALKVEGTEITLEVQQQLGDGVVRTIALGSTDGLKRNLLATNTGRGISVPVGVGTLGRIMDVLGRPIDEAGPVDASAHWEIHRAAPSYEEQSSGNELLETGIKVIDLMCPFAKGGKVGLFGGAGVGKTVNMMELINNIAKAHEGLSVFAGVGERTREGNDFYHEMKDSNVLDKVAMVYGQMNEPPGNRLRVALTGLTMAEYFRDEKDESGKGKDVLLFVDNIYRYTLAGTEVSALLGRMPSAVGYQPTLAEEMGVLQERITSTRSGSITSIQAVYVPADDLTDPSPATTFAHLDATVVLSRNIASLGIYPAVDPLDSTSRQLDPNVIGNEHYDTARRVQSTLQKYKELKDIIAILGMDELSEEDKQAVSRARKIERFFSQPFHVAEVFTGSPGKYVPLKETIRGFKGIVDGEYDHLPEQAFYMVGGIDEAVEKAAKMAEKA, from the coding sequence ATGAGTCAGGGCAAGATCGTTCAGATCATCGGCGCAGTCGTCGACGTGGAATTCCCGCGCAGCGAAGTGCCGAAGGTGTACGACGCACTGAAGGTCGAAGGCACCGAAATCACGCTGGAAGTGCAGCAGCAGCTCGGTGACGGCGTGGTGCGCACCATCGCGCTCGGCTCCACCGACGGCCTGAAGCGCAACCTGCTGGCCACCAACACCGGCCGCGGCATCTCGGTGCCGGTCGGCGTGGGCACGCTGGGCCGCATCATGGACGTGCTGGGCCGCCCGATCGACGAGGCCGGCCCGGTCGACGCCTCGGCGCACTGGGAAATCCACCGCGCGGCGCCGTCGTACGAGGAACAGTCGTCGGGCAACGAGCTGCTGGAAACCGGCATCAAGGTCATCGACCTGATGTGCCCGTTCGCCAAGGGCGGCAAGGTCGGCCTGTTCGGCGGCGCCGGCGTCGGCAAGACCGTCAACATGATGGAACTCATCAACAACATCGCGAAGGCGCACGAAGGCCTTTCGGTGTTCGCCGGCGTGGGCGAGCGTACCCGCGAGGGCAACGACTTCTACCACGAGATGAAGGACTCCAACGTCCTCGACAAGGTGGCGATGGTGTACGGCCAGATGAACGAGCCGCCGGGCAACCGCCTGCGCGTCGCGCTGACCGGCCTGACCATGGCCGAGTACTTCCGCGACGAGAAGGACGAGAGCGGCAAGGGCAAGGACGTGCTGCTGTTCGTCGACAACATCTACCGCTACACGCTGGCCGGTACCGAAGTGTCGGCGCTGCTCGGCCGCATGCCGTCGGCGGTGGGCTACCAGCCCACGCTGGCCGAGGAAATGGGCGTGCTGCAGGAGCGCATCACCTCCACGCGCTCGGGCTCGATCACCTCCATCCAGGCCGTGTACGTGCCCGCAGATGACCTGACCGACCCGTCGCCGGCGACCACCTTCGCCCACCTCGACGCGACCGTCGTGCTGAGCCGCAACATCGCCTCGCTGGGCATCTACCCGGCGGTCGATCCGCTCGACTCCACCAGCCGCCAGCTCGATCCCAACGTGATCGGCAACGAGCACTACGACACCGCGCGCCGCGTGCAGTCCACGCTCCAGAAGTACAAGGAGCTGAAGGACATCATCGCGATCCTCGGCATGGACGAGCTGTCCGAAGAGGACAAGCAGGCCGTGTCGCGCGCGCGCAAGATCGAGCGCTTCTTCTCGCAGCCGTTCCACGTGGCCGAAGTCTTCACCGGCTCGCCGGGCAAGTACGTGCCGCTGAAGGAAACCATCCGCGGCTTCAAGGGCATCGTGGACGGCGAGTACGACCACCTGCCGGAGCAGGCCTTCTACATGGTCGGCGGCATTGACGAAGCGGTCGAGAAGGCCGCGAAGATGGCCGAAAAGGCCTGA
- a CDS encoding F0F1 ATP synthase subunit epsilon — protein sequence MAPTIRCDIVSAEAEIFRGEATMVVATGEIGELGIAPRHAPLITRLKPGKVVVTLANGEKLDFAISGGILEVQPQVVTILADTAVRADEIDEAAVRAAKEEAERVLAGRGEAMDIAEAQQKLAEVSAQLQALERLRKNLKH from the coding sequence ATGGCCCCGACCATCCGTTGTGACATCGTGAGCGCCGAGGCGGAGATCTTCCGCGGCGAGGCCACCATGGTGGTCGCCACCGGCGAGATCGGCGAGCTCGGCATCGCGCCGCGCCACGCACCGCTGATCACGCGCCTCAAGCCCGGCAAGGTCGTGGTCACCCTGGCCAACGGCGAGAAGCTCGACTTCGCCATCAGCGGCGGCATCCTCGAGGTGCAGCCGCAGGTGGTGACGATCCTCGCCGACACCGCGGTGCGCGCCGACGAGATCGACGAAGCCGCCGTGCGTGCCGCCAAGGAAGAAGCCGAGCGCGTGCTTGCCGGCCGCGGCGAGGCGATGGACATCGCCGAGGCGCAGCAGAAGCTTGCCGAAGTCAGCGCCCAGCTGCAGGCGCTCGAACGCCTGCGCAAGAACCTGAAGCACTGA
- a CDS encoding GtrA family protein, whose translation MSLMRQGPRFVVIGGIQWLLDWGVMVALSHFGLRIGLANVSGRVCGALVGFWLNGKITFTGDEHRIGRRALLRFVVTWLVMTLVSTVAIEAIDDDLGRKWAWLAKPLVEAVLGLFGFLASRHWIYRR comes from the coding sequence ATGAGCCTGATGCGGCAGGGGCCGCGCTTCGTCGTCATCGGCGGCATCCAGTGGCTGCTTGACTGGGGCGTGATGGTGGCGCTCAGCCACTTCGGGCTGCGCATCGGCCTGGCCAACGTGTCGGGGCGCGTGTGCGGCGCGCTCGTCGGCTTCTGGCTCAACGGCAAGATCACCTTCACCGGCGACGAGCATCGCATCGGGCGACGGGCGCTGCTGAGGTTCGTCGTCACCTGGCTGGTGATGACGCTGGTGAGCACCGTGGCGATCGAGGCCATCGATGACGACCTCGGGCGCAAGTGGGCGTGGCTGGCCAAGCCGCTGGTCGAGGCGGTGCTGGGCCTGTTCGGGTTCCTGGCCTCGCGGCACTGGATCTACCGCCGCTGA